One window of the Actinomyces wuliandei genome contains the following:
- a CDS encoding copper transporter, giving the protein MIDFRYHLVSLISVFLALAVGIVLGAGPLQNSLGTALNDQVTSLRESRNALNSQLEQTASALNERDTYITQAARSFLPGTLSGQTVAVVMLPEAEEDDADQVVAQLQAAGAAADGRYALTQTWVERSRESYRSTYSGQFTDPLGDPASSVPNAVMGEGLGKALTGDDGSARTLRSLLTAGEDPLMATETEPSSPADMVVVVGPRADTSSVGSSGTASPQPTDGTELDSWVPVMTGAASAATTVVVGSADESTGVVALIRSDDAAVTTVDSVGQVPAAVSAPLALAAAEGGAVGHYGFDQSATAVMPPVPE; this is encoded by the coding sequence ATGATCGACTTCCGCTACCACCTAGTCTCTCTCATCTCTGTCTTCCTGGCGCTGGCGGTCGGGATCGTCCTGGGGGCCGGACCGCTCCAGAACTCCCTCGGTACCGCCCTCAACGACCAGGTCACCTCCCTGCGTGAGAGCCGCAACGCCCTCAACAGCCAGCTCGAGCAGACAGCATCAGCGCTCAACGAGCGTGACACCTACATCACCCAGGCGGCTCGTTCCTTCCTTCCGGGGACACTCAGCGGTCAGACGGTGGCTGTCGTCATGCTTCCCGAGGCCGAGGAGGACGATGCCGACCAGGTCGTCGCCCAGCTGCAGGCGGCCGGAGCAGCGGCCGACGGACGCTACGCCCTGACGCAGACGTGGGTGGAGCGCTCCCGGGAGAGCTACCGCAGCACCTACTCCGGGCAGTTCACTGATCCGCTGGGAGACCCCGCGTCGTCAGTGCCCAACGCTGTCATGGGGGAGGGGCTGGGCAAGGCCCTGACAGGGGACGACGGCAGTGCCAGGACCCTGAGAAGCCTGCTCACCGCAGGCGAGGACCCCCTCATGGCGACTGAGACCGAGCCGAGCAGCCCCGCTGACATGGTCGTCGTCGTCGGACCGCGGGCGGACACCTCCTCCGTCGGCTCCTCTGGCACGGCGTCACCGCAACCGACTGACGGCACCGAGCTCGACTCCTGGGTCCCCGTCATGACCGGTGCGGCTTCCGCAGCGACCACGGTCGTCGTGGGCTCGGCCGACGAGAGCACGGGCGTCGTCGCCCTGATTCGCTCAGACGACGCTGCTGTCACCACCGTGGACTCGGTGGGGCAGGTCCCTGCGGCGGTGTCGGCCCCGTTGGCCCTAGCCGCCGCAGAGGGGGGCGCAGTGGGCCACTACGGTTTTGACCAGAGCGCCACCGCCGTCATGCCTCCTGTGCCCGAGTGA
- the murJ gene encoding murein biosynthesis integral membrane protein MurJ, protein MAGGPARGGLAAAGGVAGLTLVSRVLGLGRWVVQAVTVGSGTVAGAYSTANQVPNVLYEVVVGGALAATVVPLLAGAVSDGRQEEARATASGLLGVVLVVLTPLAVLLAVLAEPVAAAFPVSQGVDASVQVSLVAGFLRMFALQVPLYGLGVVLTGILQAHGSFTWPALTPVLSSVTVMGTYGLYAAMGGWRPEGGEVSLYVLGWGTTAGVAALSLPLLWPVHRLGLGLRPSLDLGGAVARRAWRLGAAGVWTLLAQQLSVVVVLALARSAGTTGTVAVYQYTQAVYALPYAVLVVPVATVLYPRLSAAFGSGQREDRPEAGRGWRVSVDGSGGRAGERDGEGTGSGGQSSPGVSPWAVRGLVADATALVTAVALAGAGMLLVVSQVAERFFSLLAPVEGMGAALAVLSPALVGYALIYQVTRVLYVADRAADAARSTVAGWLAVAVASAVCVRLLAPQGADASGTLVALALGQGFGMTVAAVALGAAAARCFGAGVLAGSLAVLGAGTPVVVLLGLGLRAAVAAVEPVAVATATAAVGAVVCAAAVAAAAATVHRGILHVLRGQGRHGSADTGSQGSG, encoded by the coding sequence ATGGCTGGCGGTCCTGCCCGAGGAGGGCTTGCTGCGGCAGGAGGTGTCGCCGGGCTCACGCTCGTGTCCCGCGTGCTGGGGCTGGGGCGCTGGGTGGTCCAGGCGGTCACCGTCGGTTCCGGGACAGTTGCGGGCGCGTACAGCACAGCCAACCAGGTGCCCAACGTGCTCTACGAGGTCGTGGTGGGCGGGGCGCTGGCCGCCACCGTGGTCCCTCTCCTGGCGGGGGCGGTCAGCGACGGTCGCCAGGAGGAGGCGCGTGCCACCGCCAGCGGCCTGCTGGGAGTTGTCCTGGTGGTCCTGACCCCCCTGGCGGTCCTCCTGGCGGTCCTGGCTGAGCCCGTGGCCGCTGCCTTCCCGGTCTCCCAGGGGGTTGACGCCTCGGTGCAGGTCTCCCTCGTCGCCGGGTTCCTGCGGATGTTCGCCCTCCAGGTCCCCCTGTACGGACTTGGCGTCGTCCTGACCGGGATTCTGCAGGCTCACGGGTCCTTTACCTGGCCGGCGCTGACGCCGGTGCTGTCCTCGGTCACGGTCATGGGCACCTACGGGCTCTACGCGGCGATGGGTGGGTGGCGGCCGGAGGGGGGAGAGGTCTCCCTGTACGTCCTGGGCTGGGGGACAACAGCAGGCGTGGCGGCGCTGAGCCTGCCCCTGCTGTGGCCGGTGCACCGCCTGGGACTGGGTCTGCGCCCTTCCCTCGATCTGGGGGGAGCCGTTGCCCGGCGCGCCTGGCGCCTGGGGGCAGCCGGGGTGTGGACGCTCCTGGCCCAGCAGCTGAGCGTCGTGGTGGTCCTGGCGCTGGCCCGGTCGGCGGGAACCACGGGGACGGTCGCCGTCTACCAGTACACCCAGGCGGTTTACGCGCTGCCCTACGCCGTCCTGGTCGTGCCGGTCGCCACTGTCCTCTACCCGCGCCTGTCGGCGGCCTTCGGGAGCGGGCAGCGTGAGGACCGGCCGGAGGCGGGGCGGGGGTGGCGGGTGTCGGTCGACGGGTCCGGCGGGCGCGCAGGGGAGCGTGACGGCGAGGGCACCGGGTCGGGGGGGCAGTCTTCTCCTGGGGTCTCTCCCTGGGCTGTCCGGGGGCTGGTGGCCGATGCCACTGCCCTGGTGACTGCCGTGGCACTTGCGGGTGCCGGGATGCTTCTGGTGGTGTCCCAGGTGGCGGAGCGCTTCTTCAGCCTCCTGGCCCCGGTGGAGGGCATGGGTGCTGCCCTGGCGGTGCTGTCTCCCGCGCTGGTGGGCTACGCCCTGATCTACCAGGTCACACGTGTGCTCTACGTCGCTGATCGTGCTGCTGACGCCGCCAGGTCGACAGTGGCGGGGTGGCTGGCTGTCGCGGTGGCCTCCGCCGTGTGCGTCCGTCTCCTGGCTCCCCAGGGGGCCGACGCCTCAGGGACCCTGGTGGCTTTGGCACTGGGGCAGGGCTTCGGGATGACGGTGGCGGCTGTCGCCCTGGGGGCTGCTGCTGCACGCTGTTTCGGTGCTGGGGTGCTGGCAGGAAGCCTGGCCGTCCTGGGGGCGGGCACGCCGGTCGTGGTGCTTCTTGGCCTCGGCCTGCGTGCTGCTGTAGCGGCAGTGGAGCCGGTAGCCGTCGCGACGGCTACCGCTGCCGTGGGAGCCGTCGTGTGCGCGGCGGCGGTGGCTGCGGCGGCCGCAACGGTGCATCGTGGCATCCTCCACGTCCTGCGGGGCCAGGGCCGACATGGCTCCGCTGACACGGGTTCTCAGGGTTCAGGGTAA
- the steA gene encoding putative cytokinetic ring protein SteA: MRNPFRRTPPSGSDRSTFVVRVDSRTKRLTKRLQSGEVAVIDHADLDRVAAEALVECRPSAVLNAAPSVSGRYPNLGPGVLVEAGVPLVDDLGPEVMRLHDGQRVVIRDGTVLLPDEQPVAEGTLQSAETVEASLAAARKGLSVQLEAFAANTIEYMRGEWDLLLNGVGMPEVSTQMGGRHVLVVVRGYSYKEDLRALRPYIREYRPVIIGVDGGADAVLEAGLKPHMIVGDMDSVSDKALSCGAEIVVHAYRDGRAPGLRRVEDLGVSHHVFSATGTSEDIAMLMADEADAEIIVALGTHATLVEFLDKGRSGMSSTFLTRLKVGGRLIDAKGVSHLYRTRISGWWLLLLALAGVLALAAALMSTPGGQTFLGLFGAIWDDVVNFFRSLVGLSPQPPTV, encoded by the coding sequence GTGAGGAACCCCTTCCGCAGGACGCCGCCGTCAGGCTCCGACCGCTCCACCTTCGTGGTCCGTGTCGACTCGCGTACCAAGAGGCTCACCAAGCGCCTTCAAAGCGGTGAGGTCGCCGTGATCGACCACGCTGACCTCGACCGGGTAGCCGCAGAGGCCCTGGTCGAGTGCCGCCCCTCGGCTGTGCTCAACGCTGCCCCCTCGGTGTCCGGCCGCTACCCGAACCTGGGTCCTGGCGTCCTGGTGGAGGCGGGAGTACCCCTGGTTGACGACCTCGGCCCGGAGGTCATGCGCCTGCACGACGGGCAGCGAGTCGTCATCCGTGACGGGACCGTGCTGCTCCCCGACGAGCAACCGGTTGCCGAGGGGACGCTCCAGTCTGCCGAGACCGTGGAGGCCTCCCTGGCCGCTGCCAGGAAGGGGCTCTCGGTCCAGCTGGAGGCCTTTGCTGCCAACACCATCGAGTACATGCGTGGCGAGTGGGACCTGCTGCTCAACGGTGTCGGTATGCCCGAGGTGTCCACGCAGATGGGGGGCCGGCACGTCCTGGTCGTGGTGCGCGGGTACTCCTACAAGGAGGACCTCAGGGCGCTGCGGCCCTATATCCGTGAGTACAGGCCTGTCATCATCGGTGTCGACGGAGGGGCTGACGCGGTGCTGGAGGCTGGTCTCAAGCCCCACATGATTGTGGGCGACATGGACTCGGTCTCCGACAAGGCCCTGTCCTGCGGCGCGGAGATTGTCGTCCACGCCTACCGTGACGGCCGTGCCCCGGGTCTCAGGCGTGTGGAGGATCTGGGCGTGAGCCACCACGTCTTCTCCGCTACCGGCACCTCGGAGGACATCGCGATGCTCATGGCTGACGAGGCGGACGCGGAGATCATCGTCGCCCTGGGCACCCACGCCACCCTCGTGGAGTTCCTGGACAAAGGGCGCTCAGGGATGTCCTCCACGTTCCTGACCCGTCTCAAGGTCGGCGGCCGTCTCATCGACGCCAAGGGAGTCTCCCACCTCTACCGGACCCGCATCTCAGGGTGGTGGCTGCTCCTGCTGGCACTGGCCGGTGTCCTCGCCCTCGCGGCAGCCCTGATGTCAACCCCGGGAGGCCAGACCTTCCTGGGACTGTTCGGTGCGATCTGGGACGACGTCGTCAACTTCTTCCGCTCACTGGTGGGACTGTCCCCGCAGCCCCCGACCGTGTAA
- a CDS encoding tetratricopeptide repeat protein, which produces MVQHLLDEDPQAAYRHARYAADSAGRIAVVRETAAVAAYLSGHYAEALRDIRTARRLSGYDLHRAIEADCERALGHYDKALRAAHEADPRQLDDVERAELAMVVSGVRHEMGQAELGLVVIEDAIRSAPRSPDILRRLHSVRADRLEGLGRGAEAEVVRQRIAAYDLSHLEEPVEVFDIEDDYNEETGSCGAVPASQDKLCQDASDVPGDSSEGQDKTFEQRVQEEAAGLLTGLGHHDDGGPDDSVRDKGGCHDDASRDEGVGAHE; this is translated from the coding sequence ATGGTCCAGCACCTGCTCGACGAGGACCCACAGGCTGCCTACAGGCATGCGCGCTACGCTGCTGACAGCGCTGGCCGTATCGCGGTGGTGCGGGAGACTGCTGCGGTAGCGGCCTACCTGTCAGGGCACTATGCGGAGGCGCTGCGCGACATCCGGACGGCGAGGCGGTTGTCCGGGTACGACCTCCATCGTGCTATCGAGGCTGACTGTGAACGGGCGCTGGGTCACTACGACAAGGCTCTCAGGGCGGCTCACGAGGCTGATCCCCGACAGCTTGACGATGTTGAACGCGCAGAGTTGGCAATGGTTGTGTCTGGGGTCCGTCATGAGATGGGACAGGCAGAGCTGGGCCTGGTTGTTATCGAGGACGCTATTCGTTCTGCTCCCAGAAGCCCTGACATCTTACGACGGCTGCACTCAGTACGCGCGGACCGGCTGGAAGGACTTGGCCGCGGTGCCGAGGCAGAGGTTGTTCGTCAGCGTATTGCTGCTTACGACCTGAGCCACCTGGAGGAGCCGGTCGAGGTTTTTGATATTGAGGACGACTACAACGAGGAGACCGGCTCCTGTGGGGCGGTGCCTGCCTCGCAGGACAAGCTGTGCCAGGATGCCTCTGACGTTCCTGGTGACTCGTCCGAGGGGCAGGACAAGACCTTTGAGCAGCGAGTCCAGGAAGAGGCCGCCGGGCTTCTGACTGGCTTAGGCCACCACGACGACGGCGGTCCCGATGACAGTGTCCGGGACAAGGGCGGTTGTCACGACGATGCGTCCCGGGACGAAGGAGTCGGTGCTCATGAGTGA
- a CDS encoding NAD kinase yields the protein MVFRRDLNDQPVPRHLRSAPTANAVVRAEAALRENGVEPVAPGSELPVDMVLVLGGDGTILRACEEARQRDIPLVGINTGHIGFLAEADPDAVEQVVADIVAGRFTVETRTALDVEVIAPDGSTRHQWALNEAALEKRDRARMLEVAIGVDGQAVSSFGCDGLIVSTPTGSTAYAFSCGGPVIWPEVEALLMVPVAAHALFTRPLVLGPDSCLEVVVQHGGFGGAEIWCDGRRSLDVPSGSRIRVVRAERPVRLARLNDAPFSTRLVRKLGLPVQGWRASPRADSHGAAHRRPSGEQTP from the coding sequence ATGGTCTTTCGTCGTGACCTCAATGACCAGCCGGTGCCTCGTCATCTCAGGTCTGCTCCCACTGCCAACGCTGTCGTCCGGGCGGAGGCGGCTCTGCGTGAGAACGGCGTGGAGCCGGTCGCCCCAGGCAGTGAGCTGCCGGTAGACATGGTCCTGGTCCTAGGAGGCGATGGCACGATCCTGCGGGCCTGCGAGGAGGCCCGTCAGCGCGACATTCCCCTGGTCGGGATCAACACAGGGCACATCGGGTTCCTGGCTGAGGCCGATCCAGACGCTGTCGAGCAGGTGGTCGCCGACATCGTCGCGGGACGTTTTACCGTGGAGACTCGCACGGCCCTCGACGTTGAGGTCATCGCGCCCGACGGCTCCACCCGGCACCAGTGGGCGCTCAACGAGGCCGCGCTAGAGAAACGTGACCGTGCCCGCATGCTGGAGGTCGCCATCGGTGTGGACGGTCAGGCTGTCTCCTCCTTCGGCTGTGACGGCCTCATCGTGTCCACCCCGACCGGTTCCACCGCCTACGCCTTCTCCTGCGGCGGACCCGTCATATGGCCAGAAGTCGAGGCCCTCCTCATGGTACCGGTCGCTGCTCACGCCCTGTTCACACGTCCCCTCGTGCTGGGGCCTGACTCCTGCCTCGAGGTCGTCGTACAGCACGGCGGCTTTGGCGGGGCCGAGATCTGGTGCGACGGCCGACGCAGTCTCGACGTCCCCTCGGGCAGCCGTATCCGGGTCGTCCGGGCAGAGCGGCCCGTCAGGCTGGCCCGGCTCAACGACGCCCCCTTCTCCACGCGTCTGGTGCGCAAGCTGGGACTACCCGTCCAGGGGTGGCGCGCCTCGCCCAGGGCAGACAGCCATGGCGCCGCCCACCGACGGCCATCGGGGGAGCAGACGCCATGA
- a CDS encoding TlyA family RNA methyltransferase has protein sequence MARLIRIDSELVRRGLARSRDHAATLVTSGQVSVDGIVVTKPARQVSPAQALQVAPPDGDRYTYVSRGAHKLEGALDALAARGLAPGVEGRRCLDAGASTGGFTDVLLRRGAEHVVAVDVGYGQLAWSLRTHPRVTVLERTNVRTLDPRLVAPAPGLVVADLSFISLTLVLEPLARAASSGADLLLMVKPQFEVGKKRVGRNGVVRDPRLHVETVLEVAHHAHSLGLGTDAVTASPLPGPAGNVEYFVSMHAAGAPHHENLTGARLRAETERAVQEGPAGAGRPAGRGGDDGRTLS, from the coding sequence GTGGCTCGCCTCATCCGCATCGACTCCGAGCTGGTTCGGCGTGGTCTGGCTCGTTCCCGTGACCACGCCGCGACGCTGGTGACCAGCGGGCAGGTCAGTGTTGACGGCATCGTGGTGACCAAGCCGGCGCGGCAGGTCAGCCCGGCCCAGGCTCTCCAGGTTGCTCCCCCTGACGGTGACCGGTACACCTATGTCTCCCGGGGAGCCCACAAGCTGGAGGGGGCTCTTGACGCCCTCGCCGCGCGGGGCCTCGCGCCCGGCGTCGAGGGACGCCGCTGTCTGGACGCCGGGGCGTCGACTGGGGGCTTCACCGACGTCCTGCTGCGCCGTGGGGCTGAGCACGTTGTCGCCGTCGACGTCGGTTACGGCCAGCTGGCCTGGTCACTGCGGACGCATCCGCGCGTGACAGTGCTGGAGCGCACGAACGTGCGCACGCTCGACCCCCGGCTCGTCGCTCCTGCGCCCGGGCTCGTCGTTGCTGACCTGTCCTTCATATCGCTGACTCTGGTCCTGGAGCCCCTGGCGCGGGCAGCCTCGTCCGGTGCCGACCTGCTGCTCATGGTCAAGCCCCAGTTCGAGGTCGGAAAGAAGCGGGTGGGACGCAACGGTGTCGTGCGTGATCCTCGGCTGCATGTTGAGACGGTGCTTGAGGTGGCCCACCACGCACACAGCCTTGGGCTGGGCACTGACGCCGTGACAGCCTCGCCCCTGCCTGGCCCCGCTGGCAACGTGGAGTACTTTGTGAGCATGCACGCTGCCGGGGCACCACACCATGAGAACCTGACTGGGGCGCGCCTGCGCGCTGAGACTGAGCGAGCCGTCCAGGAAGGGCCGGCGGGAGCGGGGCGGCCTGCTGGCCGTGGCGGTGACGACGGGAGGACCCTGTCGTGA
- the tyrS gene encoding tyrosine--tRNA ligase, whose protein sequence is MTDILDELQWRGLVAQHTDLEALRRALAEGPVTFYCGFDPTAASLHHGHLVAVKVMRHLQMAGHRPLALVGGATGLIGDPRAKGERSLNTREVVSQWAQSLQAQLEHLLDFDGDAPARIVNNLDWTADLSAIDLLRDLGKHFRLGTMLSKDIVARRLASEEGISYTEFSYQVLQANDYLELYRRHGCTLEVGGNDQWGNLVGGMDLIHKVEGASVHVMTNPLVTKADGTKFGKTEGGAVWLDPQLMSPYAFYQFWLQVGDADVVRFLKVFTFLDREEIERLEEATRQRPEDRQAQKVLAREVTRWVHGAEALAQAEAATQALWGRGDLWGLDEAAVTAATADLPSGELVVGRTTVVDLLVSTSLEKGRSAARRTVAAGGAYLNNTKVVDEDRAITREDLLAGGRVLVRKGRRHLGVGVAAPGAR, encoded by the coding sequence GTGACCGACATCCTCGACGAGCTGCAGTGGCGGGGCCTGGTCGCCCAGCACACCGACCTTGAGGCGCTACGCAGGGCGCTGGCGGAGGGGCCGGTGACCTTCTACTGCGGGTTCGACCCGACGGCCGCAAGCCTCCACCACGGGCACCTGGTTGCAGTCAAGGTCATGCGTCACCTGCAGATGGCGGGGCACAGGCCGCTGGCTCTGGTCGGCGGGGCGACCGGTCTGATCGGAGACCCGCGTGCCAAAGGGGAGCGCTCGCTCAATACCAGGGAGGTCGTGAGCCAGTGGGCGCAGAGCCTGCAGGCCCAGCTAGAGCACCTCCTCGACTTCGACGGCGACGCCCCAGCCCGCATCGTCAACAACCTGGATTGGACGGCCGACCTGAGCGCTATCGACCTTCTGAGGGACCTGGGCAAGCACTTCCGCCTGGGCACGATGCTGTCCAAGGACATCGTCGCCCGGAGGCTGGCCAGTGAGGAGGGCATCTCCTACACCGAGTTCAGCTACCAGGTGCTTCAGGCCAACGACTACCTCGAGCTGTACCGCCGCCACGGGTGCACCCTGGAGGTGGGGGGAAACGACCAGTGGGGCAACTTGGTAGGAGGCATGGACCTGATCCACAAGGTTGAGGGCGCCTCGGTCCACGTCATGACCAACCCGCTTGTGACCAAGGCAGACGGCACCAAGTTCGGCAAGACCGAGGGCGGGGCGGTGTGGCTGGACCCGCAGCTCATGTCGCCCTACGCCTTCTACCAGTTCTGGCTCCAGGTGGGCGACGCCGACGTCGTGCGCTTTCTCAAGGTGTTCACCTTCCTGGACAGGGAGGAGATTGAGCGCCTGGAGGAGGCCACCAGGCAGCGGCCGGAGGATCGGCAGGCGCAGAAGGTCCTCGCCAGGGAGGTGACTCGATGGGTGCACGGGGCGGAGGCCCTGGCCCAGGCTGAGGCCGCGACGCAGGCCCTGTGGGGAAGAGGTGACCTTTGGGGGCTGGACGAGGCTGCTGTCACGGCCGCGACGGCAGACCTTCCTTCGGGCGAGCTTGTCGTCGGCAGGACGACGGTCGTGGACCTGCTGGTCAGTACCTCCTTGGAGAAGGGGCGTTCGGCCGCACGGCGCACGGTTGCCGCCGGCGGCGCCTACCTCAACAACACCAAGGTCGTTGACGAGGACCGTGCGATCACCCGAGAGGACCTGCTGGCCGGAGGACGCGTCCTGGTCCGCAAGGGACGACGGCACCTGGGAGTGGGAGTGGCCGCTCCCGGTGCCCGGTGA
- a CDS encoding HAD-IIA family hydrolase, translating into MSDAGSGVAARTVPAEPARLLGSSRPLCEVYDVALLDLDGVCFAGESRILHAATSVNAARDSGMTLSFVTNNASRPPQEVVDKLEANGIRARPSEVFTAAMDGAALLREHVPQGSTVLVVGGEGVRQALVEAGYVTTRTARDRPVAVLQGWDSSVDWAMLSEAAYAVDQGALHVATNRDATLPTERGFALGNGSLVAAVVSATGRHPLVGGKPHAGIYRRALAHSGGTAPLAVGDRLDTDLTGARQASVPGLHVLTGVSDARDVILAPSSARPSFLHTDLRGLVQRHPEAVRLAGQDTVWWQVGVWRACVRASQLVLDTVGPLGGDSVRVSLDAYRALACAAWEWTDSQEPGDAPGLAVPRIDVEASSS; encoded by the coding sequence ATGAGTGACGCCGGGAGTGGAGTTGCCGCCAGGACGGTACCAGCGGAGCCCGCAAGACTGCTAGGAAGCAGCAGGCCCTTGTGCGAGGTCTACGATGTGGCGCTCCTCGACCTCGACGGCGTGTGCTTCGCGGGGGAATCCCGCATCCTGCACGCAGCCACCTCGGTCAACGCGGCGCGTGACAGCGGTATGACCTTGTCGTTCGTCACCAACAATGCCTCCCGGCCCCCACAGGAAGTTGTCGATAAGCTGGAGGCCAACGGGATCAGGGCGCGTCCCTCGGAGGTGTTCACGGCCGCCATGGACGGTGCGGCGCTGCTGCGTGAGCACGTCCCCCAAGGGTCCACCGTACTGGTCGTCGGCGGGGAGGGGGTACGTCAGGCCCTGGTTGAGGCCGGGTACGTCACGACGCGCACGGCGCGGGACCGACCGGTGGCGGTCCTCCAGGGGTGGGACTCATCCGTCGACTGGGCAATGCTGTCCGAGGCCGCCTATGCTGTCGATCAGGGAGCGCTGCACGTGGCCACCAATCGTGACGCCACGCTTCCGACGGAGCGGGGCTTCGCCCTGGGAAACGGCAGTCTTGTAGCCGCTGTCGTCTCAGCTACGGGTAGGCACCCGCTGGTGGGCGGCAAGCCCCATGCCGGCATCTATCGGAGGGCTCTGGCGCACTCGGGAGGCACAGCTCCCCTGGCAGTGGGTGACAGGCTGGACACGGACCTTACTGGTGCGCGCCAGGCCTCCGTCCCTGGCCTCCACGTCCTCACTGGGGTGTCGGATGCCCGGGACGTTATTCTGGCCCCGTCGTCGGCGCGCCCAAGTTTTTTGCACACGGACTTGCGTGGCCTGGTCCAGCGGCACCCTGAGGCGGTGCGGCTCGCAGGACAGGACACAGTCTGGTGGCAGGTGGGAGTGTGGCGCGCCTGCGTACGTGCCAGCCAGCTGGTGCTGGACACCGTGGGCCCGCTGGGTGGCGACTCCGTCCGGGTAAGCCTTGACGCCTACCGTGCTCTCGCCTGTGCTGCCTGGGAGTGGACGGACTCCCAGGAGCCTGGGGACGCGCCGGGACTCGCAGTCCCTCGTATCGACGTCGAGGCCTCCTCGTCGTAG
- the recN gene encoding DNA repair protein RecN, with protein sequence MIDSLRIEDLGVIQEAEMTLSKGLTALTGETGAGKTMVLTSLGLLLGQRAETSVVRAGARRCLVEGTFLVEPASRAAARAVEAGAELDGEVLIASRTVPASGRSRAYLGGRSVPSAVLAEVGSTLVAVHGQTDQLRLRSAATQRAALDSLGGSGHAQVCRRYSQAYRHRKEAAEALASWQASAQDRAQEAARLRTWLNQIDELDPQPGEDHRLREEAERLDNAEDLRRAAEMALVSLSGREESLEEPADVVTLAARADRALAAVADVDPALADLAERTRRLGIEAADVSADLAGYLEDLEADPARLAWVQDRRAALARGCQEIGGAAEYLEDVDALLAWQQQAVQRLCELDGPGDTESLLVRRLAEADDALSAACSELSRGRAALARRLEEAVTGELDGLQMAGSRLVVELTALDQPGPAGAESVAFLLVSHPGAPALPLGKGASGGELSRIMLALEVVLAEAQPQDRNPAGGSARARTLVFDEIDAGVGGRAAREVGRRLARLSRLHQVVVVTHLAQVAAWADTHLVVRRQTAAPTGHAGALAGDGAPDTASAQPDTAAQTLTTVTAVEGRQRQRELARMLSGHEDSQAAVRHAAELLREATVAQSQA encoded by the coding sequence ATGATCGACTCCCTGCGCATTGAGGACCTCGGGGTCATCCAGGAGGCTGAGATGACCCTCAGCAAGGGGCTGACCGCCCTGACGGGTGAGACCGGTGCGGGCAAGACCATGGTCCTGACCTCCCTGGGTCTCCTGCTGGGACAGCGGGCGGAGACCTCGGTGGTGCGTGCCGGGGCCCGGCGGTGCCTGGTTGAGGGGACCTTCCTGGTGGAGCCTGCCTCCCGGGCTGCTGCACGTGCGGTCGAGGCGGGTGCCGAGCTTGACGGAGAGGTCCTGATCGCCTCCCGGACCGTCCCTGCCTCAGGACGCTCACGCGCCTACCTCGGGGGACGCTCGGTGCCCTCAGCAGTCCTCGCCGAGGTCGGCAGCACGCTCGTGGCTGTCCACGGGCAGACTGACCAGCTCCGGCTGCGCTCCGCTGCCACCCAGCGGGCCGCCCTCGACTCCCTGGGCGGCAGCGGGCACGCCCAGGTGTGCCGACGCTACTCCCAGGCCTACCGGCACCGGAAGGAGGCTGCTGAGGCGCTGGCCTCCTGGCAGGCCTCGGCCCAGGATCGCGCCCAGGAGGCAGCCCGGCTGCGTACCTGGCTCAACCAGATTGACGAGCTCGATCCCCAGCCCGGGGAGGACCACAGGCTGAGGGAGGAGGCCGAGCGGCTGGACAACGCGGAGGACCTGCGCCGCGCGGCCGAGATGGCCCTGGTGTCCCTCAGCGGGCGTGAGGAGTCCCTTGAGGAGCCTGCCGACGTCGTCACCCTGGCAGCCAGGGCGGACCGGGCACTGGCTGCCGTGGCTGACGTGGACCCGGCCCTGGCAGACCTGGCTGAGCGTACTCGCCGACTGGGTATTGAGGCGGCAGACGTCTCTGCCGACCTGGCGGGATACCTGGAGGACCTGGAGGCAGACCCGGCACGCCTGGCCTGGGTCCAGGACCGTCGCGCTGCCCTGGCCCGGGGCTGCCAGGAGATCGGCGGGGCGGCTGAGTACCTGGAGGACGTCGACGCCCTGCTGGCCTGGCAGCAGCAGGCGGTGCAGCGCCTCTGTGAGCTGGACGGGCCCGGAGACACCGAGTCGCTGCTGGTGCGGCGGCTGGCTGAGGCCGACGACGCGCTCTCCGCAGCATGCAGTGAGCTCTCCCGTGGGCGCGCGGCGCTGGCACGCCGCCTGGAGGAGGCCGTCACTGGCGAGCTCGACGGACTGCAGATGGCAGGCTCCCGGCTGGTCGTCGAGCTGACCGCGCTCGACCAGCCGGGCCCTGCTGGAGCCGAGTCGGTGGCGTTCCTACTTGTCTCCCACCCGGGTGCCCCGGCCCTGCCCCTGGGCAAGGGGGCCTCAGGAGGAGAGCTCTCCCGGATCATGCTGGCCCTGGAGGTCGTCCTGGCGGAGGCGCAGCCGCAGGACCGGAACCCGGCGGGAGGATCCGCGCGCGCACGCACCCTTGTCTTCGACGAGATCGACGCGGGGGTCGGGGGACGGGCCGCCCGGGAGGTCGGACGACGGCTCGCACGCCTGTCGCGCCTCCATCAGGTGGTAGTAGTCACTCATCTAGCGCAGGTAGCGGCGTGGGCAGACACCCACCTGGTGGTGCGTCGGCAGACGGCTGCACCCACGGGGCACGCGGGTGCACTGGCCGGTGACGGTGCCCCTGACACTGCCTCTGCGCAGCCTGATACCGCGGCACAGACGCTGACGACCGTGACCGCTGTCGAGGGCAGGCAGCGCCAGCGAGAGCTGGCGCGCATGCTGTCGGGGCACGAGGACTCCCAGGCTGCCGTCCGCCACGCGGCCGAGTTGCTCCGCGAGGCTACCGTGGCACAATCCCAGGCGTGA